From Solea senegalensis isolate Sse05_10M linkage group LG19, IFAPA_SoseM_1, whole genome shotgun sequence, the proteins below share one genomic window:
- the LOC122784953 gene encoding inward rectifier potassium channel 16-like: MSTHRSEEVVIDTTCTTVHTLGRQIGKKGRRLRYMQKDGSFPVVFQKAPGHWSPFLMDIFTTLVDTRWRVMFLIFCLSYVLSWLLFGLCYWLIAVVNGDGENEDDDLCIYNVRGFTEAFMFSMETQATIGYGFRGMSENCIVAIIVVTVQDIFSCLLDTIIIGVVVAKMASPRKRAQTVGFSSRATVNLRDGVLCLSWRLGDFRGNHMVEGVARAQLVRCVKQSQGSGVVMSYKDLDIQNRDIVLAIPTTVIHRLEPGSPFYSLGPEDLLGDEFEVVVSFTYTGDSTGMLHQTRTSYSPVDIHWGQRFTDMLKLGKRHYKVDYALFNETTWVPVPLLSAEQYDRERRPVESSGSFRRPGKRKGHTFHVNQEITDEEMQQTCL; this comes from the coding sequence ATGAGCACACATAGGAGCGAAGAGGTCGTCATTGACACCACCTGCACCACCGTCCACACTCTGGGTCGGCAAATAGGAAAGAAGGGCAGGCGGCTGCGCTATATGCAGAAAGATGGCAGTTTTCCTGTGGTTTTCCAGAAGGCTCCTGGACACTGGAGCCCGTTCCTGATGGACATCTTCACCACTCTTGTTGATACCCGCTGGAGGGTGATGTTCCTGATATTTTGCCTTTCGTACGTTCTCTCCTGGCTCTTATTTGGCCTCTGTTATTGGCTCATTGCGGTCGTGAACGGCGACGGTGAGAACGAAGATGATGATCTCTGCATATACAATGTCCGCGGTTTCACCGAAGCCTTCATGTTCTCAATGGAGACCCAGGCAACTATCGGCTATGGCTTCAGGGGGATGTCTGAGAACTGCATTGTGGCCATTATCGTGGTGACAGTTCAAGACATCTTTAGCTGCCTCCTTGACACCATTATCATTGGTGTTGTTGTGGCTAAGATGGCATCTCCTCGTAAGAGAGCCCAGACTGTGGGTTTTAGCAGCAGGGCAACGGTCAACCTGCGAGACGGAGTTCTGTGTCTGTCATGGCGCCTCGGAGACTTCAGAGGTAATCACATGGTGGAGGGCGTCGCCAGGGCCCAGTTAGTGCGCTGCGTAAAACAGtctcaggggtcaggggtcgtTATGTCCTATAAGGATCTGGACATCCAGAACCGGGATATTGTCCTCGCCATACCAACCACTGTTATCCACAGGCTGGAGCCTGGAAGTCCATTCTACAGCCTGGGCCCAGAGGACCTGCTGGGGGATGAGTTTGAAGTGGTGGTGTCTTTCACTTACACCGGAGACTCCACGGGTATGCTCCACCAGACCCGCACCTCCTACTCGCCAGTGGACATTCACTGGGGCCAGCGTTTCACCGACATGTTGAAACTGGGCAAGAGGCACTACAAGGTGGACTACGCTCTGTTCAACGAGACCACATGGGTGCCGGTGCCTTTGCTCAGTGCAGAGCAGTATGACCGAGAGCGGCGTCCCGTCGAGAGCAGCGGCTCGTTCCGTCGGCCAGGGAAGAGAAAAGGACACACGTTTCATGTGAATCAGGAGATCACAGACGAGGAGATGCAACAGACTTGTTTGTAG